The Pieris brassicae chromosome 6, ilPieBrab1.1, whole genome shotgun sequence genome window below encodes:
- the LOC123710901 gene encoding ras-related protein Rab-8A — MALDFSATYKLLVLGDSNVGKTCIVHRYCDERYYDIYISTIGIDFKQKIINLDGVPIKLQIWDTAGQERFRTLTTAYYRGAMGIILMYDITNLESFNHLSYWLRNIQEYASPDVIKVLVGNKSDVHENNRAVPKERGQKIADDFDMPFFEVSCKNNINIEEAFLTLARKIREYRESKADAFELKERENVIKPSESQTDVSKCSC; from the exons ATGGCTTTAGATTTCTCTGCAACGTACAAATTGCTTGTTTTGGGCGATTCAAATGTCGGTAAAACGTGTATTGTGCATAGATATTGTGACGAAAGATATtacgatatttatatatcaacaATAG GGATAGACTTcaagcaaaaaataattaacctGGATGGAGTGCCAATTAAACTTCAAATATGGGATACAGCTGGCCAGGAGAGATTCCGGACCCTCACTACAGCCTACTACCGAGGCGCGATGGGAATTATTCTTATGTACGATATTACAAATCTGGAATCTTTCAACCATTTGTCTTATTGGCTAAGAAATATACAAGAA TACGCTTCTCCTGATGTTATCAAAGTTCTAGTTGGAAATAAATCTGACGTCCATGAAAACAATAGAGCTGTACCAAAAGAAAGAGGCCAAAag ATTGCAGATGACTTCGATATGCCATTTTTTGAAGTTTCATGcaagaataatataaacatcgAAGAAGCTTTCCTTACATTAGCAAGAAAAATAAGGGAATACAGAGAATCTAAg GCGGATGCTTTCGAGTTAAAAGAGAGAGAGAACGTTATCAAACCTTCTGAATCCCAGACAGACGTATCCAAGTGCAGTTGTTAG
- the LOC123710900 gene encoding uncharacterized protein LOC123710900, giving the protein MWKKLQNSLFYYILFTQEDNYNISISDYVKIWTIQLTTEEFTSCLKESNRILKIETNELITNGIDMLSHPESLKSVDVSEVGEKLRISLSKSFGYPLKLAMILKLGSLELFFQKVTKPLLKTIQDLHCSEKELRLLLQSKDKEIEEYKAEAGDICLRYLKTKTYNDVAHMEKHTLYENNFGSISILENLLEKSVDIPEEPIIKQDTYVKMEPASQDTLVEVKTEVMELNQDNIKMEPHDISTVKKRKRKLNL; this is encoded by the exons atgtggaAGAAACTGCAGaactctttattttattatatattatttacacaagaggacaattataatataagtatttcaGATTATGTGAAAATATGGACTATACAGTTAACTACAGAAGAATTTACATCTTGCCTCAAG gaGAGCAATCGCATCCTAAAAATTGAAACTAATGAATTGATTACAAATGGGATAGACATGCTATCACATCCAGAgagtttaaaaagtgtagaTGTTTCAGAAGTTGGTGAGAAGTTAAGAATATCATTAAGTAAATCATTTGGTTATCCTCTGAAATTAGCAATGATACTAAAATTGGGGTCCCTTGAACTT ttcTTTCAAAAGGTGACAAAACCATTATTGAAAACAATTCAAGATCTTCACTGCAGTGAAAAAGAGTTACGCCTTTTGTTGCAAAGCAAAGATAAGGAAATAGAGGAATACAAGGCTGAAGCAGGAGACATTTGTTTAA ggtatttaaaaactaaaacatacaATGATGTGGCACATATGGAGAAACATACattatatgaaaacaattttggTTCCATAAGTATACTAGAGAATTTATTAGAAAAGTCAGTTGATATACCTGAAGAACCAATCAT aaaaCAAGATACATATGTCAAAATGGAACCCGCATCACAGGACACACTAGTAGAGGTGAAAACAGAAGTTATGGAATTGAatcaagataatattaaaatggagcCACATGACATATCAacagtcaaaaaaagaaaaagaaaacttaatttatga